The Oncorhynchus nerka isolate Pitt River linkage group LG9a, Oner_Uvic_2.0, whole genome shotgun sequence genome has a segment encoding these proteins:
- the LOC115133955 gene encoding uncharacterized protein LOC115133955, translating into MSLRATSHSNLQCLSSPKPLALDNGIYKSFSLSSSNMNGNGGGGGRIVFGKEQVEEVKGFSTPHRRPVRAVRPVSAHSVNVSGSFLQINHLQGELVRKRKECEDLKKENKYLSNEIHMERIMMRTENELTMRNLRNLNQELQAQVKELKHKVYLAQQRATLCTRVADEATDARGEAEKHRALAEARAHSLRKDRELTEADRSQLSEDLLKLKKQHQDAQLLLAQTEKNYFETRLKLDRISGEKQALLEENRCLEGDRDALRHKLRQVMDENTKVNEKEVSSRHRALVAEEQSEKDSQAKQEANQERRLVEKERQERTTECLNWREKHQALADIFKAQEDLKSQRQSKACQATIKSFFLCMTENDQRVKILKNQDGTPRNFTEGDPIFISTPEHGAEDADRSSSRSMFRVSAPRVGKDLGPSHFGDLSPGLGGEHEAGHPRRSRKTVEYFWIPTDEE; encoded by the exons ATGTCGCTGAGAGCCACATCTCACAGCAACCTGCAGTGCCTCTCTTCACCAAAGCCTCTGGCGCTGGACAACGGGATATACAAGTCTTTCTCCCTGAGCAGCAGCAATATGAATGGGAACGGGGGAGGTGGCGGGAGGATAGTGTTTGGGAAGGAGCaggtggaggaggtgaaggggTTCTCTACGCCACACAGGAGGCCTGTGCGGGCCGTCAGACCGGTTAGTGCCCACAGCGTTAACGTCAGCGGATCCTTCCTACAGATCAACCATCTGCAAGGAGAGCTGGTGAGGAAGAGAAAG GAATGTGAAGACCTAAAGAAGGAAAATAAGTATCTATCCAATGAGATCCACATGGAGCGGATTATGATGCGGACAGAGAATGAACTCACCATGAGGAACCTGAGAAACCTTAACCAGGAGCTCCAGGCCCAGGTCAAAGAG CTgaagcacaaggtgtacctggcCCAGCAGAGGGCGACGTTGTGCACCCGAGTGGCGGATGAGGCGACCGATGCGCGGGGCGAGGCAGAGAAGCACAGGGCCCTTGCAGAGGCCCGGGCCCACAGCCTAAGGAAGGACAGAGAACtgacggaggcagacaggagCCAACTGAGCGAGGACCTGCTGAAGCTAAAAAAACAG CACCAAGACGCTCAGCTTCTTCTGGCACAAACGGAGAAGAACTATTTTGAGACAAGGCTGAAGCTAGACAGGATATCAGGAGAGAAACAGGCTCTGCTGGAAGAGAACAGATGTCTGGAGGGGGACAGGGATGCTCTGAGGCACAAACTCAGACAAGTGATGGATGAGAACACAAAAGTCAACGAAAA GGAGGTGAGTTCGAGGCACAGGGCGTTGGTAGCGGAGGAGCAGAGTGAGAAGGACAGCCAGGCGAAGCAGGAAGCTAACCAGGAGAGGCggctggtggagaaggagaggcaggagcGCACAACCGAGTGTCTCAACTGGAGGGAGAAACATCAGGCTCTGGCAGACATCTTCAAAGCCCAGGAGGACCTCAAGTCTCAGAGGCAGAGCAAAGCA TGTCAAGCTACTATCAAAAGCTTTTTCCTCTGCATGACAGAAAATGACCAGAGGGTGAAGATTCTGAAGAATCAAGATGGCACTCCCAGGAACTTCACA gaaggGGATCCAATCTTCATCTCCACACCAGAGCATGGGGCTGAGGATGCTGACAGGAGCTCATCCAG GAGCATGTTCAGAGTATCTGCCCCGCGAGTGGGAAAGGACCTGGGCCCATCTCACTTTGGTGATCTGTCTCCCGGCCTGGGAGGGGAGCACGAGGCCGGGCATCCACGGAGAAGCAGGAAAACGGTGGAATATTTCTGGATCCCAACAGATGAGGAATGA
- the lyve1b gene encoding lymphatic vessel endothelial hyaluronic receptor 1b isoform X1 → MARVWLFSCLLFTMAVYALTFEFNLIKVFPEVGRNSGVSMVSYGNQYALNASQARAMCLFLNITIATWEQVHTAHQHGLETCRYGWIDEQVAVIPRIVKSMKCGRNNIGLITWRAPIKTPFHVFCFNLTDLENPLDITTPKVQTTTKTMNTTTVSTSAPTTTRTVKNRVKTTPKVPAPKSTTQVSRLAPTTTTTYLVQSTTSYISTSPPPSPSPSSLPCPTSLSHLLPTSSRSLPSSFSPSSPPLISFLSFTSSSLVSSPSQNTSNHIESPVRAISTALLVVLPLLAAAVAVCYYKTTRGVFPIQFWRRGEHNLKDDIETEMWRHTDSEMDLQDPQQREGGEENGDRKFTSDIIVSNPETTTNGP, encoded by the exons ATGGCAAGGGTCTGGCTCTTTTCTTGCCTTCTGTTCACCATGGCTGTGTATGCACTGACTTTTGAATTCAATCTCATTAAAG TTTTCCCTGaggttggcagaaactctggaGTGTCCATGGTGTCTTACGGGAATCAATATGCCCTGAACGCCTCTCAGGCTAGAGCCATGTGCCTCTTCCTGAACATCACCATAGCGACCTGGGAACAGGTCCATACTGCTCACCAACATGGACTGGAGACATGCAG ATATGGCTGGATAGATGAACAGGTTGCAGTTATCCCTCGCATTGTGAAGAGCATGAAATGTGGCAGGAATAACATTGGGTTAATAACATGGAGAGCACCGATTAAAACACCCTTTCATGTGTTTTGTTTCAATTTAACAG ATTTAGAGAATCCTTTGGATATCACAACACCTAAAGTCCAGACCACAACAAAAACTATGAACACTACAACAGTCTCAACATCAGCACCAACTACTACCAGAACTGTGAAAAACAGGGTCAAGACGACACCTAAAGTTCCAGCACCTAAATCAACAACACAAGTCTCAAGATTGGCCCCCACTACCACAACCACTTACCTGGTCCAGTCAACAACCAGCtacatctccacctctcctcctccctccccatccccctcctccctcccttgtcCCACTTCCCTCTCTCACTTACTTCCCACAtcatctcgctctctccccagctctttctctccctcatctccacctctcatctcgtTTTTGTCTTTCACCTCTTCCTCCCTCGTTTCCTCTCCTTCTCAAAACACCTCCAACCACATCGAGAGCCCAGTCCGAG CAATATCTACGGCGCTCCTCGTCGTTCTACCCTTGCTGGCTGCGGCAGTAGCAGTGTGTTACTACAAAAC GACCAGGGGTGTTTTCCCAATCCAATTCTGGCGCAGAGGAGAGCACAACTTGAAGGATGACATAGAGACTGAGATGTGGAGACACACGGACAGTGAGATGGATCTGCAGGACCCAcaacagagagaaggaggagaggagaatggagacagGAAGTTCACCAGTGACATCATCGTCAGTAATCCAGAGACCACAACAAATGGCCCTTAG
- the lyve1b gene encoding lymphatic vessel endothelial hyaluronic receptor 1b isoform X2 has protein sequence MARVWLFSCLLFTMAVYALTFEFNLIKVFPEVGRNSGVSMVSYGNQYALNASQARAMCLFLNITIATWEQVHTAHQHGLETCRYGWIDEQVAVIPRIVKSMKCGRNNIGLITWRAPIKTPFHVFCFNLTDLENPLDITTPKVQTTTKTMNTTTVSTSAPTTTRTVKNRVKTTPKVPAPKSTTQVSRLAPTTTTTYLVQSTTSYISTSPPPSPSPSSLPCPTSLSHLLPTSSRSLPSSFSPSSPPLISFLSFTSSSLVSSPSQNTSNHIESPVRAISTALLVVLPLLAAAVAVCYYKTGVFPIQFWRRGEHNLKDDIETEMWRHTDSEMDLQDPQQREGGEENGDRKFTSDIIVSNPETTTNGP, from the exons ATGGCAAGGGTCTGGCTCTTTTCTTGCCTTCTGTTCACCATGGCTGTGTATGCACTGACTTTTGAATTCAATCTCATTAAAG TTTTCCCTGaggttggcagaaactctggaGTGTCCATGGTGTCTTACGGGAATCAATATGCCCTGAACGCCTCTCAGGCTAGAGCCATGTGCCTCTTCCTGAACATCACCATAGCGACCTGGGAACAGGTCCATACTGCTCACCAACATGGACTGGAGACATGCAG ATATGGCTGGATAGATGAACAGGTTGCAGTTATCCCTCGCATTGTGAAGAGCATGAAATGTGGCAGGAATAACATTGGGTTAATAACATGGAGAGCACCGATTAAAACACCCTTTCATGTGTTTTGTTTCAATTTAACAG ATTTAGAGAATCCTTTGGATATCACAACACCTAAAGTCCAGACCACAACAAAAACTATGAACACTACAACAGTCTCAACATCAGCACCAACTACTACCAGAACTGTGAAAAACAGGGTCAAGACGACACCTAAAGTTCCAGCACCTAAATCAACAACACAAGTCTCAAGATTGGCCCCCACTACCACAACCACTTACCTGGTCCAGTCAACAACCAGCtacatctccacctctcctcctccctccccatccccctcctccctcccttgtcCCACTTCCCTCTCTCACTTACTTCCCACAtcatctcgctctctccccagctctttctctccctcatctccacctctcatctcgtTTTTGTCTTTCACCTCTTCCTCCCTCGTTTCCTCTCCTTCTCAAAACACCTCCAACCACATCGAGAGCCCAGTCCGAG CAATATCTACGGCGCTCCTCGTCGTTCTACCCTTGCTGGCTGCGGCAGTAGCAGTGTGTTACTACAAAAC GGGTGTTTTCCCAATCCAATTCTGGCGCAGAGGAGAGCACAACTTGAAGGATGACATAGAGACTGAGATGTGGAGACACACGGACAGTGAGATGGATCTGCAGGACCCAcaacagagagaaggaggagaggagaatggagacagGAAGTTCACCAGTGACATCATCGTCAGTAATCCAGAGACCACAACAAATGGCCCTTAG